From Lepus europaeus isolate LE1 chromosome 3, mLepTim1.pri, whole genome shotgun sequence, a single genomic window includes:
- the LOC133755805 gene encoding steroid 21-hydroxylase isoform X2, which produces MLLLGLLLLLTLLAAARLLWGQWKLRSLHLPPLVPGFLHLLQPNLPIYLLGLAQKFGPIYRLRFGLQDKLICEHYPDLSLGDYSLLWKAHKKLARSALLLGIHDSMEPLVERLAQEFCERLRAQAGAPVAIQEEFSFLTCSIICSLTFGDKVKEDTLVWTVYNNVQDLLKAWGHWSVQMLDMVPFLRFFPNPGVWRLKQVLEHRDRIVARQLRRHKESLVAGRCRDMVDYMLHGVGRQREGQGSGQLAEGHVHMAVVDLFIGGTETTAITLSWAVAFLLHHPEIQRRLQEELDLELGPDATGSRVSYKERARLPLLNATIAEVLRLRPVVPLALPHRTTRPSSISGYDIPEGTVVIPNLQGAQLDETVWEQPHEFSPDRFLEPGKSPRLLAFGCGARLCLGETLARLELFVVLARLLRAFTLLPPAGALPSLEPLPCSGVNLLMQPFQVQLQPRGPGAASLGQGQ; this is translated from the exons ATGCTGCTCCTtgggttgctgctgctgctgaccctGCTAGCTGCTGCCCGCCTGCTGTGGGGCCAGTGGAAGCTCAGGAGCCTCCACCTCCCACCTCTTGTCCCAGGTTTCCTGCACCTGCTGCAACCCAACCTCCCCATCTATCTACTTGGCCTAGCTCAGAAATTCGGGCCAATCTATAGGCTCCGCTTCGGGCTGCAAG ACAAGCTGATATGTGAGCACTACCCGGACCTGTCGCTAGGGGACTACTCCCTGCTCTGGAAAGCCCATAAGAAACTGGCGCGCTCGGCCCTGCTGCTGGGCATCCACGACTCCATGGAGCCGCTGGTGGAGCGGCTAGCCCAAGAGTTCTGCGAG CGCCTGAGAGCCCAGGCCGGAGCCCCCGTGGCCATCCAGGAAGAATTCTCTTTCCTCACCTGTAgcatcatctgctccctcacCTTCGGAGACAAGGTCA AGGAGGACACCTTGGTGTGGACCGTTTACAACAACGTCCAGGACTTGCTGAAGGCCTGGGGCCACTGGTCCGTCCAAATGTTGGACATGGTTCCCTTTCTCAGG TTCTTCCCCAACCCAGGCGTGTGGAGGCTGAAGCAGGTCTTAGAGCACAGGGACCGCATCGTGGCGCGGCAGCTGAGACGGCACAAG GAGAGCCTGGTGGCCGGCCGGTGCAGGGACATGGTGGACTACATGCTCCACGGGGTGGGccggcagagagaggggcagggctCCGGGCAGCTCGCCGAAGGTCACGTGCACATGGCCGTGGTGGACCTTTTCATTGGCGGCACCGAGACCACGGCCATCACCCTCTCCTGGGCTGTGGCGTTCTTGCTTCACCACCCTGAG ATTCAACGGCGGCTGCAGGAGGAGCTGGACCTCGAGCTGGGCCCCGACGCCACGGGCTCCCGGGTCTCCTACAAGGAACGGGCGCGGCTGCCCTTGCTCAACGCCACCATCGCCGAGGTGCTGCGCCTGAGGCCCGTGGTGCCCTTGGCCTTGCCGCACCGCACTACACGGCCCAGCAG CATCTCGGGCTACGACATCCCTGAGGGCACGGTTGTCATCCCCAACCTCCAGGGCGCGCAGCTCGACGAGACTGTCTGGGAGCAGCCCCACGAGTTCTCGCCGG ACCGCTTCCTGGAGCCAGGCAAGagccccaggctgctggctttcgGCTGCGGGGCGCGCTTGTGCCTGGGAGAAACGCTGGCGCGCCTGGAGCTCTTCGTGGTGCTGGCGCGGCTGCTCCGGGCCTTCACGCTGCTGCCGCCCGCGGGCGCCCTGCCCTCTCTggagcccctgccctgcagcGGCGTCAACCTCCTGATGCAGCCTTTCCAGGTGCAGCTGCAGCCCCGTGGCCCCGGTGCCGcgagcctgggccagggccagtga
- the STK19 gene encoding inactive serine/threonine-protein kinase 19, whose product MSLKRHRLIPESFGLKRRRERGPAEADPLRGESGSAREAVAELVQLFPRGLFEDALPPIVLRSQVYSLLPDRTVADRQLKELQEQGEIRIIQLGFDLDAHGIVFTEDYRTRVLKACEGRPYAGAVQKFLTSVLPSCGDLSFQQEQMTQTFGFRDPEITHLVNAGVLTVRDAGSWWLAVPGAGRFIKYFVKGRQAVLGMIRKTKYRELLLSELLGRRAPAAVRLGLAYHVHDLIGAQLVDCVATTSGTLLHLPDT is encoded by the exons ATGAGCCTGAAGAGGCATCGCCTGATCCCGGAGAGCTTCGGCTTGAAGAGGCGGCGGGAGCGAGGGCCTGCAGAAGCGGATCCTCTGAGGGGCGAGTCAG GGTCGGCGCGCGAGGCCGTGgccgagctggtgcagctgtttccGCGAGGCCTGTTCGAGGATGCTCTCCCGCCCATCGTGCTGAGGAGCCAAGTGTACAGCCTCCTGCCCGACCGGACGGTGGCCGACCGGCAGCTG AAGGAGCTTCAAGAGCAGGGGGAGATCAGGATCATCCAGCTGGGCTTTGACTTGGATGCCCATGGGATTGTCTTCACTGAGGACTACAGGACCAGA GTCCTCAAGGCCTGCGAAGGCCGACCGTATGCTGgggcagtgcagaagtttctgacTTCAGTGCTTCCATCCTGTGGGGACCTTAGTTTCCAGCAGGAGCAAATGACACAGACCTTTGGCTTCAGGGACCCAGAGATCAC GCATCTGGTGAACGCTGGGGTCCTCACTGTCCGCGATGCTGGGAGCTGGTGGCTggctgtgcctggagctgggagatTCATCAAGTACTTTGTTAAAG GACGCCAGGCTGTCCTTGGCATGATCCGGAAGACCAAGTACCGGGAGCTGCTCCTGTCGGAGCTCCTGGGCCGGCGGGCGCCTGCTGCCGTGCGGCTTGGCCTTGCCTACCACGTGCATGACCTCATCGGGGCCCAGCTGGTGGACTG TGTTGCCACTACCTCTGGAACTCTCCTCCACCTGCCAGACACGTGA
- the LOC133755805 gene encoding steroid 21-hydroxylase isoform X1: MLLLGLLLLLTLLAAARLLWGQWKLRSLHLPPLVPGFLHLLQPNLPIYLLGLAQKFGPIYRLRFGLQDVVVLNSKRTIEEAMIKKWVDFAGRPPSPSYKLICEHYPDLSLGDYSLLWKAHKKLARSALLLGIHDSMEPLVERLAQEFCERLRAQAGAPVAIQEEFSFLTCSIICSLTFGDKVKEDTLVWTVYNNVQDLLKAWGHWSVQMLDMVPFLRFFPNPGVWRLKQVLEHRDRIVARQLRRHKESLVAGRCRDMVDYMLHGVGRQREGQGSGQLAEGHVHMAVVDLFIGGTETTAITLSWAVAFLLHHPEIQRRLQEELDLELGPDATGSRVSYKERARLPLLNATIAEVLRLRPVVPLALPHRTTRPSSISGYDIPEGTVVIPNLQGAQLDETVWEQPHEFSPDRFLEPGKSPRLLAFGCGARLCLGETLARLELFVVLARLLRAFTLLPPAGALPSLEPLPCSGVNLLMQPFQVQLQPRGPGAASLGQGQ; encoded by the exons ATGCTGCTCCTtgggttgctgctgctgctgaccctGCTAGCTGCTGCCCGCCTGCTGTGGGGCCAGTGGAAGCTCAGGAGCCTCCACCTCCCACCTCTTGTCCCAGGTTTCCTGCACCTGCTGCAACCCAACCTCCCCATCTATCTACTTGGCCTAGCTCAGAAATTCGGGCCAATCTATAGGCTCCGCTTCGGGCTGCAAG ATGTGGTGGTGTTGAACAGTAAGAGGACCATTGAGGAAGCCATGATCAAAAAGTGGGTGGACTTTGCCGGCAGACCCCCTTCGCCGAGCT ACAAGCTGATATGTGAGCACTACCCGGACCTGTCGCTAGGGGACTACTCCCTGCTCTGGAAAGCCCATAAGAAACTGGCGCGCTCGGCCCTGCTGCTGGGCATCCACGACTCCATGGAGCCGCTGGTGGAGCGGCTAGCCCAAGAGTTCTGCGAG CGCCTGAGAGCCCAGGCCGGAGCCCCCGTGGCCATCCAGGAAGAATTCTCTTTCCTCACCTGTAgcatcatctgctccctcacCTTCGGAGACAAGGTCA AGGAGGACACCTTGGTGTGGACCGTTTACAACAACGTCCAGGACTTGCTGAAGGCCTGGGGCCACTGGTCCGTCCAAATGTTGGACATGGTTCCCTTTCTCAGG TTCTTCCCCAACCCAGGCGTGTGGAGGCTGAAGCAGGTCTTAGAGCACAGGGACCGCATCGTGGCGCGGCAGCTGAGACGGCACAAG GAGAGCCTGGTGGCCGGCCGGTGCAGGGACATGGTGGACTACATGCTCCACGGGGTGGGccggcagagagaggggcagggctCCGGGCAGCTCGCCGAAGGTCACGTGCACATGGCCGTGGTGGACCTTTTCATTGGCGGCACCGAGACCACGGCCATCACCCTCTCCTGGGCTGTGGCGTTCTTGCTTCACCACCCTGAG ATTCAACGGCGGCTGCAGGAGGAGCTGGACCTCGAGCTGGGCCCCGACGCCACGGGCTCCCGGGTCTCCTACAAGGAACGGGCGCGGCTGCCCTTGCTCAACGCCACCATCGCCGAGGTGCTGCGCCTGAGGCCCGTGGTGCCCTTGGCCTTGCCGCACCGCACTACACGGCCCAGCAG CATCTCGGGCTACGACATCCCTGAGGGCACGGTTGTCATCCCCAACCTCCAGGGCGCGCAGCTCGACGAGACTGTCTGGGAGCAGCCCCACGAGTTCTCGCCGG ACCGCTTCCTGGAGCCAGGCAAGagccccaggctgctggctttcgGCTGCGGGGCGCGCTTGTGCCTGGGAGAAACGCTGGCGCGCCTGGAGCTCTTCGTGGTGCTGGCGCGGCTGCTCCGGGCCTTCACGCTGCTGCCGCCCGCGGGCGCCCTGCCCTCTCTggagcccctgccctgcagcGGCGTCAACCTCCTGATGCAGCCTTTCCAGGTGCAGCTGCAGCCCCGTGGCCCCGGTGCCGcgagcctgggccagggccagtga
- the LOC133755803 gene encoding complement C4-A-like, whose translation MRLLWGLIWASSCFVLSLQKPRLLLFSPSVVRLGVPLSVGVLLQDAPSGQTVKGSVFLRNPSYKNTPCSPKADFTLSSQNSFALLSLQVPLKHVKSCGLQHLLRGPEVQLVAQSPWLKDSLSKLTNIQGVNLLFSSRRGHIFLQTDQPIYNPGQRVRYRIFALDQKMRPSVDVVTVTVENSQGFLVKKKEVYVRSLIFQDDFVIPDISEPGTWRISARFSDSLESNSSTQFEVKKYVLPNFEVKITPRKPYILTTADSLDEIQLDVQARYIYGQPVQGVAYVRFGLLGEDGEKTFLRGLEAQNKLLDGQSHISLSKDEVQGALGKLNMTIPDLLGLRLYVAAAIIESPGGDMEEAELTSWRFVSSPFSLDLSSTKRHLVPGAPFLLQALVREVSGSPATGVPVKVSATFSSGSVSKTQDFEENTDDSGHVSIPIVVPPSTASLQLLVSAGSGKPATARLTVTAPPPGSSGFLSIERLDARRPRVGDTVTLNLRAVGVSGDASDYYYMILSRGEIVSMNREPRRTLTSVSVFVSQHLAPSFHVVAFYYHRGLPVANSLRVDVQATDCEGKLELHVDTTKEYRNGDTMKLHLKTDSPALVALGAVDTALYAVGGRSHKPLDMTKVSEVMNSYDLGCGPGGGDDVLEVFRAAGLAFSDGDQLTSVRRSLSCPKKKTRKKRNVNFQKAISEKLGQYASLEARRCCQDGLTRLPMVRSCEQRAARVPQPACREPFLSCCQFAESLRKQQRAQGRGGFARALEMVQEEDLIDEDDIPVRSFFPENWLWRVETVDASKVLTLFLPDSLTTWEIHGVSLSKSTGLCVASPVQLRVFREFHLHLRLPVSVRRFEQLELRPVLYNYLNKNLTVSVHVSPVEGLCMAGGGGLAQQVLVPAGSARPVAFSVVPTTAAAVSLKVVARGSFDFPVGDVVSKILQIEKEGAIHREEMVYELNPLDHRGRTLEIPGTSDPSIIPDGDFSSFVRVSASDPLDTLGSDGALSPGGVASLLRLPRGCGEQTMIYLAPTLAASRYLDKTEQWSTLPPETKDHAVDLIQKGYMRIQQFRKSDGSYGAWLHRDSSTWLTAFVLKVLSLAQEQVGGSPEKLQETAGWLLSQQQADGSFLDPCPVIHRGMQGGLVGNDETVALTAFVVIALHHGLAVFQDKDAELLKQRVDTSISKANSFLGEKASAGLLGAHAAAITAYALTLTKASQDLQDVAHNNLMAMAQETGDHLYWGSVPGSQSNVVSPSLAPHSPAEPVPRAPAIWIETTAYALLHILHREGEPETTVRIADWLTHQGGFEGGFRSTQDTVVALDALSLYWIASHTTEERGLNVTLSSMGHSGVKAHQLQLNNRQTKGLEEQLQFSLGSNIKVQVGGNSKGTLKILRAYNVLDMKNTTCRDLQIEVTVTGHVEYTMEANEDYEDYEYDERPARDDPDARGQPVTPLQLFEGRRNRRRREAPKLAEEQESKVQYTVCIRRNGKVGLSGMAIADITLLSGFHALQADLEKLTSLSDRYVSHFETEGPHVLLYFDSVPTTRECVGFGAVQEVAVGLVQPASAALYDYYNPEHKCSVFYGAPSKSRLLSTLCSADVCQCAEGKCPRQRRALERGLLEEDGYRMKFACYYPRVEYGFQVKVLREDSRAAFRLFETTLTQILHFTKDTKATAGQNRNFLVRASCRLHLEPGKEYLIMGLDGVTQDLKGDPQYLLDSNSWIEEMPSDRLCRSTRQRAACNQLNNFLQEYGTQGCQV comes from the exons ATGAGGCTCCTCTGGGGGCTGATCTGGGCGTCCAGCTGCTTCGTCTTATCGCTGCAGAAGCCCAG ATTGCTCCTGTTCTCTCCTTCTGTGGTTCGTCTGGGGGTCCCCCTCTCAGTGGGGGTGCTGCTCCAGGATGCCCCCTCGGGACAGACAGTGAAAGGATCTGTGTTCCTGAGAAACCCAAGCTATAAAAATACCCCCTGCTCTCCGAAAGCAGACTTCACCCTCAGCTCACAAAACAGCTTCGCACTCCTCAGCCTCCAG GTCCCTCTGAAACACGTGAAGAGCTGTGGTCTCCAGCACCTTCTCAGAGGCCCTGAGGTCCAGCTGGTGGCCCAGTCGCCATGGCTGAAAGACTCTCTGTCCAAACTGACAAACATCCAGGGCGTCAACCTGCTCTTCTCCTCTCGCCGGGGGCACATCTTCCTGCAGACTGACCAGCCTATCTATAACCCTGGCCAGCGGG TCCGCTACCGAATCTTTGCTCTGGATCAAAAGATGCGCCCCTCCGTGGATGTCGTCACAGTCACAGTGGAG AACTCTCAGGGCTTTCTTGTGAAGAAGAAGGAAGTGTACGTCCGCTCATTAATCTTCCAGGACGACTTCGTAATCCCAGACATCTCAGA GCCAGGGACCTGGAGGATCTCGGCCCGATTCTCAGACAGCCTGGAATCCAACAGCAGCACCCAGTTTGAGGTGAAGAAATACG TCCTTCCCAACTTTGAGGTGAAGATCACCCCCAGAAAGCCCTATATCCTGACGACAGCCGACTCTCTGGATGAAATCCAATTGGACGTGCAGGCCAG GTACATCTACGGGCAGCCAGTGCAGGGGGTGGCCTATGTGCGCTTTGGGCTCCTGGGTGAGGATGGTGAGAAGACTTTCCTTCGGGGGCTGGAGGCTCAGAACAAG ctgcTGGATGGCCAGAGTCACATTTCCCTCTCTAAGGATGAGGTCCAGGGTGCACTGGGGAAGCTAAATATGACCATTCCTGACCTCCTGGGGCTGCGTCTCTACGTCGCAGCAGCCATCATCGAGTCTCCAG GGGGTGACATGGAGGAGGCAGAGCTCACTTCCTGGCGTTTTGTGTCATCTCCCTTCTCCTTGGATCTCAGCAGCACCAAGCGGCATCTCGTGCCTGGGGCCCCCTTTCTGCTGCAG GCCCTGGTTCGAGAAGTGTCTGGCTCCCCAGCCACTGGCGTTCCTGTCAAAGTCTCTGCCacattttcttctgggtctgtttCTAAAACCCAAGACTTTGAGGAAAACACAGACGACAGCGGCCACGTCAGCATTCCCATCGTTGTCCCTCCGAGCACTGCAAGCCTGCAGCTCTTG GTGTCAGCAGGCTCCGGCAAGCCAGCCACGGCCAGGCTCACCGtgacagccccgcccccaggaagCTCTGGATTTCTGTCTATCGAGCGTCTGGATGCTCGACGCCCTCGTGTTGGGGACACTGTCACCCTGAACCTGCGAGCTGTGGGCGTCAGCGGGGATGCCTCTGATTACTACTACATG ATCCTGTCCAGAGGAGAGATTGTGTCAATGAATCGAGAGCCCAGGAGGACCCTGacttcagtttctgtgtttgtgagCCAGCACCTGGCTCCCTCTTTCCACGTTGTGGCCTTTTATTATCACAGAGGTCTCCCAGTGGCCAACTCACTGCGAGTGGACGTCCAGGCCACGGACTGTGAGGGCAAG CTGGAGCTGCATGTGGACACTACCAAGGAGTACCGCAATGGGGACACCATGAAGCTCCACCTGAAGACCGACTCTCCTGCCCTGGTGGCGCTGGGGGCTGTGGACACAGCGCTGTATGCGGTGGGCGGCAGGTCCCACAAGCCCCTTGACATGACCAAG GTCTCTGAGGTTATGAACAGCTACGACCTCGGCTGTGGTCCCGGGGGCGGGGATGATGTCCTTGAGGTGTTCCGGGCAGCTGGGCTGGCCTTTTCTGATGGAGACCAATTGACCTCAGTGAGAAGAA GCCTGAGCTGTCCCAAGAAGAAAACCAGGAAAAAGAGAAACGTGAACTTCCAAAAGGCAATTAGCGAGAAGT TGGGCCAGTATGCTTCCCTAGAAGCCAGGCGCTGCTGCCAGGATGGGCTGACGCGGCTGCCCATGGTGCGCTCCTGTGAGCAGCGCGCGGCCCGGGTGCCACAGCCGGCCTGTCGGGAGCCCTTCCTGTCCTGCTGCCAGTTTGCTGAGAGCCTGCGCAAGCAGCAGCGGGCCCAGGGCCGGGGGGGCTTTGCCCGAG CCCTGGAGATGGTGCAGGAGGAGGACCTGATTGACGAAGACGACATCCCTGTGCGCAGCTTCTTCCCAGAGAACTGGCTCTGGAGAGTGGAAACGGTGGACGCTTCCAAAGT GCTGACACTGTTCCTCCCCGATTCTCtgaccacgtgggagatccatgGCGTGAGCTTGTCCAAAAGCACAG GCCTGTGCGTGGCCTCACCAGTGCAGCTCCGAGTGTTCCGCGAATTCCACCTGCACCTGCGCCTGCCCGTCTCCGTGCGCCGCTttgagcagctggagctgcggcCGGTCCTCTACAACTACCTGAACAAGAACTTGACC GTGAGCGTCCACGTGTCCCCCGTGGAGGGGCTGTGCATGGCCGGGGGCGGAGGACTGGCCCAGCAAGTGCTTGTGCCTGCGGGATCTGCCCGGCCTGTTGCCTTCTCTGTGGTGCCCACGACAGCCGCTGCTGTGTCCCTGAAGGTGGTGGCCCGAGGGTCCTTCGACTTCCCTGTAGGGGATGTAGTGTCCAAGATCCTGCAAATTGAG AAGGAAGGGGCCATCCACAGGGAAGAGATGGTTTATGAACTGAACCCCCTAG ACCACCGAGGCAGGACCTTGGAAATTCCCGGCACATCTGATCCCAGTATCATCCCGGATGGAGACTTCAGCAGCTTTGTCAGGGTTTCAG CCTCAGATCCACTGGACACTTTGGGCTCCGACGGGGCCTTGTCCCCAGGAGGCGTGGCCTCCCTCCTGAGGCTTCCCCGGGGCTGCGGGGAACAAACCATGATCTACTTGGCTCCAACACTGGCTGCTTCCCGCTACTTGGACAAGACAGAGCAGTGGAGCACACTGCCCCCCGAGACTAAGGACCACGCTGTGGATCTGATCCAGAAAG GCTACATGCGGATCCAGCAGTTTCGGAAGTCAGACGGCTCCTATGGGGCTTGGTTACACCGGGACAGCAGCACCTG GCTCACGGCCTTTGTGCTGAAGGTTCTGAGCCTGGCCCAGGAGCAAGTGGGTGGCTCACCTGAGAAGCTGCAGGAGACGGCCGGGTGGCTGCTCTCCCAGCAGCAGGCTGACGGCTCGTTCCTGGACCCCTGCCCAGTTATCCACAGGGGCATGCAG GGCGGCTTGGTGGGGAACGACGAGACTGTGGCCCTcacagcctttgtggtcattGCCCTTCACCACGGGCTGGCCGTGTTCCAGGACAAGGATGCAGAGCTGTTGAAGCAGCGAGTG GACACCTCCATCTCAAAGGCAAACTCATTCTTGGGGGAGAAAGCAAGTGCTGGGCTTCTGGGTGCCCACGCAGCCGCCATCACAGCCTATGCCCTGACACTGACCAaggcctcccaggacctgcaggaCGTTGCCCACAACAACCTCATGGCCATGGCCCAGGAGACTGGCG aTCACCTGTACTGGGGCTCGGTCCCTGGTTCTCAGAGCAATGTCGTGTCACCCAGCCTGGCTCCTCACAGCCCAGCAGAGCCTGTGCCCCGGGCCCCGGCCATATGGATAGAAACCACAGCCTACGCTCTGCTGCACATACTACATCGGGAGGGTGAGCCAGAGACGACTGTCCGGATCGCAGACTGGCTCACTCATCAGGGCGGCTTCGAGGGGGGATTCCGCAGCACCCAG gacaCAGTGGTTGCCCTGGATGCCTTGTCCTTATACTGGATCGCTTCCCACACCACCGAGGAGAGGGGACTCAATGTGACGCTCAGCTCCATGGGCCACAGCGGAGTGAAGGCCCACCAACTGCAGCTGAACAACCGCCAGACGAAGGGGCTGGAAGAGCAGCTGCAG TTTTCCCTGGGCAGCAATATTaaagtgcaggtgggaggaaacaGCAAAGGGACCTTGAAG ATCCTTCGTGCCTACAATGTCCTGGACATGAAGAACACGACCTGCCGGGACCTCCAGATTGAGGTGACAGTCACAGGCCACGTGGAGTACACGA TGGAAGCAAACGAGGACTACGAGGACTACGAGTATGATGAACGTCCAGCCAGGGACGACCCAGATGCCCGTGGGCAGCCTGTGACACCCCTGCAGCTGTTTGAGGGGCGGAGGAACCGCCGGAGGAGGGAGGCGCCGAAGTTGGCCGAGGAGCAGGAATCCAAAGTGCAGTACACCGTGTGCATCCG GCGGAATGGCAAGGTAGGGTTGTCTGGCATGGCCATCGCTGACATCACGCTCCTGAGCGGATTCCACGCACTGCAGGCTGACCTGGAGAAG CTGACCTCCCTCTCTGACCGTTACGTGAGTCACTTTGAGACGGAGGGGCCCCACGTCCTGCTGTACTTCGACTCG GTCCCCACGACCCGGGAGTGCGTGGGCTTCGGAGCTGTGCAGGAGGTGGCGGTGGGGCTGGTGCAGCCGGCCAGTGCAGCCCTGTATGACTACTACAACCCCG AGCACAAGTGTTCTGTGTTCTATGGGGCGCCGAGTAAGAGCAGGCTGTTGTCCACCTTGTGCTCTGCTGACGTCTGCCAGTGCGCTGAGG ggaagTGCCCCCGCCAGCGCCGCGCCCTGGAGCGGGGCCTGCTGGAGGAGGACGGTTACAGGATGAAGTTCGCCTGCTACTATCCCCGCGTGGAGTACG GCTTCCAGGTTAAGGTCCTCCGAGAAGACAGCAGAGCAGCTTTCCGCCTCTTTGAGACCACCCTCACCCAAATCCTGCACTTCA CCAAGGACACCAAGGCCACTGCTGGCCAGAACCGTAACTTCCTGGTCCGGGCCTCCTGCCGCCTTCACTTGGAACCTGGGAAAGAGTATTTGATCATGGGTCTGGACGGCGTGACCCAGGACCTCAAGGGAGA TCCCCAGTACCTGCTGGACTCGAACAGCTGGATCGAGGAGATGCCCTCAGATCGCCTGTGCCGGAGCACCCGCCAGCGGGCAGCCTGCAACCAGCTCAACAACTTCCTCCAGGAGTACGGCACCCAGGGGTGCCAGGTGTGA